One genomic region from Vibrio sp. SCSIO 43137 encodes:
- a CDS encoding SDR family NAD(P)-dependent oxidoreductase, translating into MTSESHISESNTPQNNSSKSNNRPKDATRRKLMIGAAASGVALAGAAPSVFAQTGNGKAQQTEGEFSGKTAFITGGARGIGLACAKEFAIHGANVVIFDVAEQIDSVMYPLASLSDLDTAKKEIEWLGANCLAVQGDVRSREAQEKAVKQTVDRFGSVDFLVANAGVTHVGQLEAFDEASTDTVIDINLGGVIKSAQAVLPVMKKQKSGRIVIMASVTGRMGSAQFPIYSSTKWGVIGLAKSIALAAGKENITCNAVCPTIVHTKLLDNDYVLKNMVPQNPSWDALDGFIKKVFHVLPVGGYDTSHVAGSVKFLCSEQAALISGEVIDIGAGANARFNA; encoded by the coding sequence ATGACTTCAGAAAGCCATATTTCAGAAAGCAATACACCACAAAACAATTCATCAAAAAGCAATAACAGACCAAAAGATGCAACCCGCCGTAAACTTATGATTGGTGCAGCGGCATCAGGGGTTGCCTTAGCCGGCGCTGCCCCTTCCGTTTTCGCTCAGACAGGAAACGGCAAAGCTCAACAGACGGAAGGCGAGTTTAGCGGTAAAACCGCCTTTATTACCGGCGGCGCAAGAGGAATCGGCCTTGCCTGTGCCAAAGAGTTCGCCATACATGGTGCCAATGTGGTTATCTTTGATGTTGCAGAACAGATAGATAGTGTAATGTACCCGCTTGCCAGCCTGAGTGATCTCGACACAGCAAAAAAAGAGATAGAGTGGCTGGGTGCAAACTGTCTGGCAGTTCAGGGAGACGTAAGAAGCCGTGAAGCACAGGAAAAAGCAGTAAAACAGACGGTAGATCGCTTTGGCAGTGTCGATTTTCTGGTTGCCAATGCCGGTGTTACTCATGTCGGTCAGTTAGAAGCGTTTGATGAAGCCTCTACAGATACCGTTATCGATATCAACCTTGGTGGCGTTATCAAGTCCGCTCAGGCGGTTCTTCCGGTCATGAAGAAACAGAAAAGTGGCCGGATAGTGATCATGGCTTCAGTTACCGGACGAATGGGCAGCGCTCAGTTCCCTATCTACTCATCAACAAAATGGGGCGTTATCGGTCTGGCAAAATCTATTGCTCTGGCGGCTGGTAAGGAAAACATTACCTGTAATGCTGTCTGCCCTACTATTGTCCATACTAAACTTCTGGATAACGACTATGTACTAAAAAACATGGTTCCGCAAAACCCAAGCTGGGATGCACTGGACGGCTTTATTAAAAAAGTCTTTCATGTTTTACCGGTGGGAGGCTACGATACCAGTCATGTTGCCGGATCAGTGAAGTTCTTGTGTAGTGAACAGGCAGCACTGATATCGGGCGAGGTTATCGATATTGGTGCTGGTGCAAACGCCCGGTTTAACGCCTAG
- a CDS encoding DUF1097 domain-containing protein, translating into MKFQQFILIPVIVAFLALTIQIVDQLLAGYMPVEGNVGFGWIAFIAWAMYFMAGCTIEGGKKTLFGYIAGIIASVAIMELGGALSGAGFFAFPLAIFVVVVPCICLERLPPFDFVPALFVGAGTFFGFMSYVSGATYVTATVTELIYCLIGLVYGWMTVSLRGRYEAYVEQQQHEHSGEHIPH; encoded by the coding sequence ATGAAATTTCAACAGTTTATCCTTATACCGGTTATCGTGGCATTTCTGGCGTTAACCATTCAGATTGTCGATCAGTTACTGGCGGGTTATATGCCGGTAGAAGGTAATGTCGGCTTTGGCTGGATAGCCTTTATCGCATGGGCCATGTATTTTATGGCCGGTTGCACCATAGAAGGCGGCAAAAAAACCTTATTCGGATACATTGCCGGTATTATCGCTTCGGTAGCCATTATGGAGCTGGGTGGCGCGTTATCCGGTGCGGGCTTTTTTGCCTTCCCCCTTGCCATCTTTGTCGTGGTGGTTCCATGTATCTGCTTAGAAAGGCTGCCACCGTTTGACTTTGTTCCGGCTCTGTTTGTCGGTGCCGGTACCTTCTTTGGCTTTATGTCTTATGTGTCTGGCGCGACCTATGTAACGGCAACGGTGACTGAACTAATCTACTGCCTGATTGGTTTAGTATATGGCTGGATGACGGTTAGCCTCAGAGGGCGTTATGAAGCCTATGTTGAGCAACAGCAGCATGAGCATAGCGGCGAACATATCCCTCACTAG
- a CDS encoding SemiSWEET transporter produces the protein MEHIGFLAAFLTTVSFLPQVIQVVKTKETKGISLSMYVIFVLGVASWLGYGISVSDRPMIIANSITLALASLILAYKVKSVIRPE, from the coding sequence GTGGAACACATAGGCTTTCTTGCAGCTTTTCTGACAACCGTTTCTTTCCTTCCTCAGGTAATTCAGGTAGTAAAAACCAAAGAAACTAAAGGTATTTCATTAAGCATGTATGTTATTTTCGTGCTTGGCGTTGCAAGCTGGTTAGGTTACGGGATTTCTGTTTCTGACCGCCCTATGATTATCGCTAACTCCATTACTCTTGCGCTGGCCTCCCTGATCCTCGCTTATAAGGTTAAGTCGGTTATCCGCCCCGAGTAA
- a CDS encoding carbohydrate ABC transporter permease, which translates to MNKMTLGRALVYAGLLFFCLVYLMPLFVMVTTSFKTLPDIKAGNLLSLPTEWVFDAWYKAWDSACTGVKCDGVKGYFWNSFQMVIPAVAISTLLGAFNGYVISKWQFRGSNFFFSAMLFGCFIPFQVVLLPMASTLGKLGLANTTAGLVAVHVIYGLAFTTLFFRNFYVGVPDELVKAAKLDGAGFFTIFFKIMLPISTPIIMVTVIWQFTSIWNDFLFGVVYSGSETQPITVALNNLVNTSTGVKEYNVDMAAAIIAALPTLLVYVLAGKYFVRGLTAGSVKG; encoded by the coding sequence ATGAATAAGATGACTTTAGGCAGAGCCCTTGTTTATGCAGGCCTGCTGTTCTTCTGCCTTGTTTACCTGATGCCTTTGTTTGTAATGGTGACGACTTCATTTAAAACCCTGCCGGATATCAAAGCGGGTAACCTGCTCTCCCTTCCGACAGAGTGGGTGTTCGATGCCTGGTATAAAGCGTGGGATTCGGCCTGTACCGGTGTTAAGTGTGACGGTGTGAAAGGCTATTTCTGGAACTCATTCCAGATGGTCATTCCTGCTGTCGCTATCTCTACACTGCTAGGTGCATTTAACGGCTATGTGATAAGTAAATGGCAGTTCAGAGGTTCAAACTTCTTCTTTAGCGCTATGCTGTTTGGCTGTTTTATTCCGTTTCAGGTAGTACTTCTGCCAATGGCTTCTACCTTAGGTAAACTTGGTCTGGCCAACACCACTGCCGGTCTGGTTGCAGTACACGTTATATACGGCCTTGCCTTTACTACCCTGTTTTTCAGAAACTTCTATGTCGGTGTGCCTGACGAGTTGGTAAAAGCAGCAAAACTGGACGGTGCAGGCTTCTTTACCATCTTCTTTAAGATCATGCTGCCTATCTCTACTCCGATCATTATGGTGACCGTTATCTGGCAGTTCACCTCCATATGGAACGACTTCCTGTTTGGTGTGGTTTACTCCGGTTCAGAGACACAGCCAATTACCGTGGCGCTGAACAACCTGGTGAACACCAGTACCGGGGTAAAAGAGTATAACGTTGATATGGCCGCTGCCATTATTGCAGCTTTGCCAACTCTGCTGGTTTATGTACTTGCAGGTAAATATTTTGTTCGTGGCTTAACCGCAGGATCGGTAAAAGGATAA
- a CDS encoding ATP-binding protein, which yields MKKLLSPGSLVARTLWLTLIAVLLAQGIATGIWYSQTKQKELDGISSTSASMASIFASTVNFFQALPVQYRHIVLDQIRNMGGTRFFVSFNKEKLETDPIPDNYLETASINAVTSVLREKLNNVETISVEFSKPDKLRVLKNDIYLHDLPKSWAYYTLTLEPLNPPILVVQIELSTHEWIYIAALLPAPYVSLNDDIIGYEQLMFLLFSTLILMVLVYFLIRRQIRPIKNIATAANKMSIDIEQPELEEEGANELIMATRAFNRMQSRIRHYVHDRETLFSAISHDLKTPITRLRIRTELLDEDDSRNKFNEDLDELEMMVKGALQAVKDTDIHENNSSIDIKGLLHNVAELHNQHEVKVHIPDLPIKPIVGKPLAIKRVLSNLIDNGVKYGHSVVVLPKETPQGLLLTFEDRGEGIPEDKLEAVFEPYFRLAKDSNGHGLGLGICRNILHAHGGDLILKNSPFGGLCAEILIPRNLAI from the coding sequence TAACCTTAATCGCGGTGCTTTTGGCTCAGGGAATTGCTACCGGTATCTGGTATTCGCAAACCAAACAGAAAGAGCTGGATGGTATCAGTTCTACCTCCGCCAGTATGGCGAGTATCTTCGCCTCTACCGTTAACTTCTTTCAGGCTCTTCCGGTGCAATACCGCCATATTGTTCTGGATCAGATCCGCAATATGGGCGGAACACGATTTTTCGTTTCCTTTAATAAAGAGAAACTGGAAACCGACCCTATACCAGACAACTATCTGGAAACCGCCTCTATTAATGCTGTTACCTCTGTGCTCAGAGAAAAACTCAATAATGTTGAAACCATCTCGGTAGAGTTTTCCAAGCCAGACAAACTAAGAGTACTGAAAAACGATATTTATCTTCATGATTTACCTAAGTCATGGGCCTATTACACCCTGACACTTGAGCCGCTAAACCCGCCGATTCTGGTGGTACAGATAGAGCTGAGTACCCATGAGTGGATCTATATCGCCGCCCTGTTACCGGCTCCTTATGTCAGCCTGAATGATGACATTATCGGTTATGAGCAGTTAATGTTTCTGCTCTTCTCCACCCTGATATTAATGGTATTGGTCTACTTTCTTATCCGACGACAGATACGCCCGATTAAAAATATCGCTACCGCGGCCAATAAAATGAGTATTGATATCGAGCAGCCGGAGCTGGAAGAGGAAGGCGCCAACGAACTTATTATGGCCACCCGGGCGTTTAACCGCATGCAGAGCCGTATCCGTCACTATGTTCACGACAGGGAAACTCTCTTCTCTGCCATTTCTCATGATCTGAAAACCCCCATTACCCGTCTGAGAATTCGTACCGAGTTGCTGGATGAAGATGATAGCCGCAATAAATTTAATGAAGATCTGGATGAGCTGGAGATGATGGTTAAGGGGGCTCTTCAGGCGGTAAAAGATACTGATATTCATGAAAATAATAGTTCTATCGATATAAAAGGGCTGTTACATAATGTTGCAGAGTTGCATAACCAGCATGAAGTCAAAGTGCATATTCCCGACCTGCCGATTAAGCCGATTGTCGGCAAGCCACTGGCCATTAAGCGTGTTTTGAGCAACCTGATTGATAACGGCGTTAAATATGGCCATAGCGTTGTGGTGCTACCGAAAGAGACACCACAGGGACTACTGCTGACTTTCGAAGACCGCGGAGAAGGAATTCCTGAAGATAAGTTGGAAGCGGTATTCGAACCCTATTTTCGTCTGGCAAAAGACAGCAACGGACACGGATTAGGTCTTGGAATTTGCCGTAATATCCTCCATGCACATGGCGGAGATCTCATTCTTAAAAACTCACCATTTGGCGGATTATGCGCTGAAATCCTTATTCCACGTAACCTCGCCATCTAA
- a CDS encoding ABC transporter substrate-binding protein: MNIKKSLVALSLLAATNFASAGEVEVLHWWTSGGEAKSVAALKDMLEAQGHSWKDFAVAGGSGTSAMTVLKTRAVSGNPPAAAQIKGHDIQEWGGLGFLTSLDDVAKTNKWDSLVPSMVTDIMKYDGEYVAVPVNVHRVNWLWANKEVFEKAGVKVPTTMDEFFMVGDKLKAAGIIPLAHGGQAWQDATVFEAVALDVLGSDGYRKAFVDLDMNVLGGEKMVEVFKVFKKMHNYIDKNSPGRDWNVATSMVINGEAAMQIMGDWAKGEFTAAGKVPGKDYVCVPAPGTAGQFTHNVDSFAFFELQDGEQQKAQKALAATILTPEFQEVFNLNKGSIPVRLDADMSKFDACALSSMKDFKATAKSGDLVPSMAHGMSTTSYAQGAIYDVVTNFFNDPNADPKEAAGKLAKAVKAAM; this comes from the coding sequence ATGAATATAAAAAAATCCCTAGTCGCTCTTTCCCTCCTTGCTGCCACTAATTTTGCCTCTGCAGGTGAAGTAGAAGTACTTCACTGGTGGACATCAGGTGGTGAAGCTAAATCTGTAGCCGCGCTGAAAGATATGCTTGAAGCACAAGGCCACTCATGGAAAGACTTTGCTGTAGCAGGTGGTTCAGGTACCAGTGCAATGACTGTACTGAAAACCCGTGCGGTTTCAGGTAACCCGCCGGCAGCAGCACAGATTAAAGGCCACGACATTCAGGAATGGGGTGGTCTGGGCTTTTTAACCAGCTTAGATGATGTTGCTAAAACCAATAAATGGGACTCTTTAGTACCTTCTATGGTTACCGATATCATGAAGTACGACGGCGAATACGTAGCTGTACCGGTGAACGTTCACCGTGTTAACTGGCTATGGGCTAACAAAGAAGTGTTCGAAAAAGCGGGCGTAAAAGTACCAACTACAATGGACGAGTTCTTTATGGTTGGTGACAAACTGAAAGCTGCGGGCATTATTCCTCTTGCTCACGGTGGTCAGGCATGGCAGGACGCTACGGTATTCGAAGCTGTTGCACTGGATGTTCTTGGCTCTGACGGCTACCGCAAAGCCTTCGTTGATCTGGACATGAATGTTCTTGGCGGCGAGAAGATGGTTGAAGTATTTAAAGTGTTTAAGAAAATGCACAACTACATCGACAAAAACTCTCCGGGTCGTGACTGGAACGTAGCAACCTCAATGGTTATCAATGGCGAAGCAGCAATGCAGATCATGGGTGACTGGGCGAAAGGTGAGTTTACCGCAGCGGGTAAAGTTCCGGGTAAAGACTATGTGTGTGTTCCAGCTCCGGGCACAGCAGGTCAGTTTACACATAACGTAGATAGCTTCGCCTTCTTTGAACTGCAAGATGGTGAGCAGCAGAAAGCACAGAAAGCACTGGCTGCAACTATCCTGACTCCTGAGTTCCAGGAAGTATTTAACCTGAACAAGGGTTCTATCCCGGTACGTCTGGATGCCGATATGTCTAAGTTTGACGCATGTGCACTTTCTTCAATGAAAGACTTTAAAGCAACTGCGAAGAGCGGCGATCTGGTACCAAGTATGGCTCACGGTATGTCAACCACCAGCTATGCACAGGGTGCTATCTATGACGTAGTGACTAACTTCTTCAACGATCCAAACGCTGATCCGAAAGAAGCTGCAGGCAAACTGGCGAAAGCAGTTAAAGCAGCAATGTAA
- a CDS encoding EAL domain-containing protein: protein MHANLDKLQTAVWIYDFDNFRIIWANSAAVSFWGCPDLDSLLQRDLSGSSHAVKQALLTYKEGFKHNKVYQENWQFTPNDQEVEAFCQYSGVMLDDGRTGMLVEAIRIDEVFSKYSINNSLIISSYTESGDFISGNPPFVKEYGDNVSNLQDLIINAECCNKVFSTVNQDKEFDDDVLLNSASGEQWYRLNATPAVDANGTRTILLHHHNINERKNIELSLQKQASTDPLTKLLNRRGLNQVLQQAIESPAEGNIQPFTLLYIDLDGFKLINDAYGHSTGDKLLIEVAERLSRYTNNRRLLTRFGGDEFILYIADSCCGDDIKQLSRDIIRDLSSPFTGVSINTISASIGSVCYPKDAGSVDQLISRADAAMYQAKQTGKKKCVIYQQGMELGLKRASDISGKLADAIRQNQLCVYYQPIIDKSRGELVSFEALLRWQDNDLGFVNPEEIIRIAENTGMIQLLEQWVLQQALTDLCVLRQMFEQKLTIAVNMSGMHLNKSGVADQVVALISRLGLEPSDLTIELTENVLVDNLENDTCQAQELARRGVKVSIDDFGTGYSSLAYLHLIPATTLKVDRMFTENAQQHKVTLECIRTLSNAFNIRCLIEGIETIEQSDLLHELGFQLQQGYLFGKPQPLDYYQLEANVLKLKTASMI, encoded by the coding sequence ATGCATGCAAACCTAGACAAGCTTCAAACTGCCGTTTGGATTTATGACTTTGATAATTTTCGTATTATTTGGGCTAACTCCGCTGCGGTTTCATTCTGGGGTTGCCCCGATCTGGACTCTCTTTTACAACGGGATCTTTCCGGTTCATCCCATGCTGTAAAACAAGCACTTCTCACCTATAAAGAGGGCTTTAAACACAACAAGGTCTATCAGGAAAACTGGCAATTTACCCCCAATGATCAAGAAGTCGAAGCCTTTTGTCAGTATTCCGGCGTTATGCTGGACGACGGGAGAACCGGCATGTTGGTTGAAGCTATACGAATCGACGAGGTATTTTCAAAATACTCCATCAATAACAGCCTGATTATCTCAAGTTACACAGAAAGCGGAGACTTTATCAGCGGCAATCCGCCATTTGTAAAAGAGTATGGCGACAATGTCAGCAATCTTCAGGATCTGATAATAAATGCTGAGTGCTGCAATAAAGTGTTTAGTACAGTAAATCAGGACAAAGAGTTCGATGACGACGTGTTGCTTAACAGTGCCAGCGGAGAGCAATGGTACAGGCTCAACGCAACTCCTGCGGTCGACGCAAACGGAACCCGAACCATACTCCTGCATCACCATAATATTAACGAACGCAAAAACATCGAGCTATCGCTGCAAAAACAAGCTTCTACCGATCCCTTAACTAAGTTACTCAACCGGCGAGGACTGAATCAGGTTCTGCAACAGGCGATAGAGAGTCCGGCAGAGGGCAATATTCAGCCCTTTACCCTGCTTTATATTGATCTGGACGGTTTTAAGTTGATCAATGACGCCTATGGTCATAGCACAGGTGACAAACTACTCATTGAGGTGGCAGAGCGCCTTAGCCGCTATACAAATAACCGCCGTCTGCTGACCCGCTTCGGCGGAGATGAATTTATTCTCTATATTGCAGACAGTTGCTGTGGTGACGATATCAAACAGCTTAGCCGCGATATTATCAGAGATCTCTCCAGTCCTTTTACCGGAGTATCGATTAACACCATATCTGCCAGTATCGGCAGCGTCTGTTACCCCAAAGATGCCGGCAGCGTCGACCAACTTATCAGCCGGGCAGATGCCGCTATGTATCAGGCCAAACAGACCGGCAAGAAGAAATGTGTTATTTATCAGCAGGGAATGGAACTGGGGCTGAAACGGGCCAGCGATATTTCCGGCAAGCTTGCCGATGCAATCAGACAAAACCAGCTTTGCGTCTACTATCAGCCCATTATTGATAAAAGCAGAGGGGAGCTGGTCTCTTTTGAAGCTCTGCTACGCTGGCAGGATAATGATCTGGGCTTTGTCAATCCGGAAGAGATTATCCGTATTGCTGAAAATACCGGCATGATACAACTTCTAGAACAGTGGGTTCTGCAGCAGGCGTTAACGGATTTATGTGTACTGCGACAGATGTTTGAGCAGAAGCTGACCATCGCAGTAAATATGTCCGGCATGCACCTGAACAAAAGCGGAGTTGCTGATCAGGTCGTTGCGTTAATATCCCGCCTTGGTCTGGAGCCTTCAGATCTGACCATCGAACTGACCGAAAATGTGCTGGTAGACAATCTGGAAAACGACACCTGTCAGGCTCAGGAGCTTGCCCGTCGCGGAGTGAAAGTAAGCATTGACGATTTTGGTACCGGATATTCGTCTCTTGCCTACCTCCACCTTATTCCCGCAACCACACTTAAAGTAGACAGAATGTTTACTGAAAATGCACAACAGCATAAGGTAACCCTTGAGTGTATCCGTACCTTATCCAATGCATTTAATATACGCTGCCTGATAGAGGGTATCGAAACCATAGAGCAGTCGGACCTTCTGCATGAGCTGGGCTTTCAACTTCAGCAAGGCTATCTGTTTGGCAAACCTCAGCCCCTTGATTACTATCAGCTGGAAGCCAATGTGCTTAAGCTTAAAACCGCCAGTATGATATAA
- a CDS encoding carbohydrate ABC transporter permease gives MERVLTSPNKTPVPQRSLGDRLQHWLPKIVLAPSMLIVVVCIYGYILWTAILSLTNSRFLPSYKFAGLSQYEKLMDNDRWMTSIANLGVFGVLFIVLAIVIGVGLAILLDQNIRQEGAIRTIYLYPMALSFIVTGTAWKWILNPGLGIEKLMHDWGFENFQFDWLVNSEMVVYTLVIAAVWQSSGFVMAMFLAGLRGIDNSIIRAAQIDGASLPTIYFKIILPCLRPVFFSAVIITSHIAIKSFDLVTALTAGGPGYSSDLPALFMYAHSFTRGQIGLGAASAMMMLAGILAILVPYLYSELREKKS, from the coding sequence ATGGAGCGCGTTTTGACTTCGCCAAATAAAACCCCCGTACCTCAGCGAAGCTTAGGTGACAGGTTACAGCACTGGCTCCCTAAAATTGTACTTGCCCCCAGCATGTTGATTGTTGTGGTGTGTATATACGGTTATATACTCTGGACGGCCATTCTCTCTTTAACCAACTCTCGTTTTCTCCCCAGCTATAAATTTGCCGGCTTAAGCCAGTATGAAAAGCTGATGGATAACGACAGATGGATGACCTCTATTGCAAACCTAGGTGTTTTCGGGGTTCTGTTTATTGTTCTTGCCATTGTAATTGGCGTAGGTCTTGCCATTCTTCTGGATCAGAATATCCGTCAGGAAGGGGCAATCCGTACCATCTACCTTTACCCTATGGCGCTCTCATTTATCGTAACCGGTACTGCCTGGAAATGGATTCTCAATCCGGGTCTTGGTATCGAAAAGCTGATGCACGACTGGGGCTTTGAAAACTTCCAGTTTGACTGGCTGGTAAACTCAGAAATGGTGGTTTACACCTTAGTTATCGCCGCCGTCTGGCAGTCGTCTGGCTTTGTAATGGCCATGTTCCTTGCTGGTTTAAGAGGCATAGACAACTCCATTATCCGCGCCGCTCAGATTGACGGAGCAAGTCTGCCGACTATCTACTTTAAAATCATTCTTCCCTGCCTGAGACCGGTTTTCTTCAGCGCAGTGATTATTACCTCACATATCGCCATTAAGAGCTTTGATTTGGTAACAGCATTAACCGCCGGTGGTCCGGGTTACTCTTCTGACCTGCCAGCCCTGTTTATGTATGCTCACTCCTTTACCCGGGGTCAAATTGGCTTAGGTGCGGCAAGTGCCATGATGATGCTGGCCGGTATTCTTGCCATTCTGGTGCCTTACCTCTATTCAGAACTCAGGGAGAAGAAATCATGA
- a CDS encoding ABC transporter ATP-binding protein, whose protein sequence is MATLDLKQIRKTYRNADVETLKGIDISIDSGEFLILVGPSGCGKSTLMNTIAGLEDINSGEILIDGVDVAHVEPKDRDIAMVFQSYALYPNMTVEGNIAFGLKIRKLPQEQIDAEVKRVAELLQIDQLLDRKPSQLSGGQRQRVAMGRALARRPKLYLFDEPLSNLDAKLRVEMRHQIKRLHQQLNTTIVYVTHDQIEAMTLADRIAVMKDGELQQLGTPKEIYNKPNNMFVAGFMGSPSMNFIYTTVDLDEEQNPVIKVTGSDDVEHQIRLPQSMRTQDGKKIVIGLRPEHITDTDSENMSAATRLGLTLEVIEPTGPDIIAMVKINGQEVACRLSPEFEAEVGETASLNFDLSRAVYFDAETEQRIDFDD, encoded by the coding sequence ATGGCAACTCTAGATTTAAAACAGATCCGCAAAACCTACAGAAACGCGGACGTAGAAACACTTAAAGGCATTGATATCAGCATAGATTCAGGTGAGTTCCTGATTCTGGTTGGCCCTTCCGGCTGCGGAAAGTCAACCCTGATGAACACCATCGCCGGCCTTGAAGACATTAACTCAGGTGAAATCCTGATTGATGGTGTGGACGTGGCTCATGTTGAGCCTAAAGACCGCGACATCGCTATGGTATTCCAGTCTTACGCTCTCTACCCGAATATGACGGTAGAAGGCAATATCGCATTTGGTTTAAAGATTCGTAAGCTGCCGCAGGAGCAGATCGACGCAGAAGTAAAACGCGTTGCTGAGCTACTGCAAATTGATCAGCTGCTGGATCGTAAACCATCACAGCTCTCTGGGGGGCAGAGACAGCGCGTTGCTATGGGACGCGCCTTGGCTCGTCGGCCAAAACTCTATTTGTTCGACGAGCCTCTTTCTAACCTTGATGCCAAACTCAGGGTAGAAATGCGTCACCAGATTAAGCGACTTCACCAACAGTTGAACACCACCATTGTTTACGTAACCCACGATCAGATCGAGGCAATGACTCTTGCTGACCGGATCGCTGTTATGAAGGATGGTGAGCTTCAGCAACTGGGCACACCAAAAGAGATCTATAACAAGCCGAACAATATGTTTGTTGCCGGCTTTATGGGTTCTCCTTCCATGAACTTTATCTACACAACTGTGGATCTGGATGAAGAACAGAACCCGGTTATCAAGGTAACGGGCAGTGATGATGTAGAGCATCAGATCCGCCTGCCACAGTCAATGCGTACTCAGGATGGCAAGAAGATTGTTATCGGCCTGCGTCCGGAACACATTACTGACACTGACAGTGAAAATATGAGCGCGGCGACTCGCCTGGGGCTTACCCTTGAGGTAATCGAACCGACCGGCCCTGATATTATTGCTATGGTGAAGATAAACGGTCAGGAAGTGGCATGCCGCTTGTCTCCGGAATTTGAAGCTGAGGTAGGTGAAACTGCTTCCCTTAACTTTGACCTCTCCAGAGCGGTTTATTTCGATGCCGAAACAGAGCAGCGTATTGATTTCGACGATTAA
- a CDS encoding AraC family transcriptional regulator: protein MKKHHPAKYPISKGNQYLLKEMGLDPIQLLRLTGLLEDLYAMEKPEVTAEQYFNSWLRLEQATGHIDFPLEFARHFRLEGFDAPIFAALCCPDFNSAVTQLARFKPLLAPLSLTVEQTQETTSVTIISTCADFDMPPLLCMVELVFFTQLIRLATRTEITPVEVQSACVVSKPDKYRAFFGVPLQHGLSNKIIFSRQDATRAFVTQNNNMWGIFEQGLRKQLTRIDSSISLEQRVKNALLELIPSGLVSIDNLAERLGMSKRTLQRKLRQENIGYQHLLNQTREKLAKHYLVNTHLSSWEITFLLGFRENSSYCRSFANWTGMTPEAFRKSHSRLN from the coding sequence ATGAAAAAACATCACCCGGCAAAGTACCCTATATCAAAAGGAAATCAGTACCTGTTAAAAGAGATGGGGCTGGATCCGATCCAGTTACTCCGGCTGACCGGGCTACTTGAAGACCTTTACGCCATGGAGAAACCAGAGGTAACAGCCGAGCAGTATTTTAACTCCTGGCTGCGGCTGGAGCAGGCTACCGGCCATATTGATTTCCCGCTGGAGTTTGCCCGCCATTTCCGCCTTGAAGGATTTGATGCTCCGATTTTCGCCGCCCTGTGTTGCCCGGACTTTAATAGTGCTGTAACGCAACTTGCCCGTTTTAAACCTCTGTTAGCCCCTTTAAGCCTGACTGTTGAACAGACACAAGAGACAACCAGCGTCACCATCATTAGTACCTGTGCAGACTTTGATATGCCCCCTCTTCTCTGCATGGTTGAGCTGGTGTTTTTTACCCAGTTAATCCGGCTGGCCACTCGGACTGAAATCACACCGGTTGAAGTTCAGTCTGCCTGCGTGGTAAGTAAACCGGATAAATATCGCGCCTTCTTCGGTGTTCCTTTGCAACACGGATTAAGCAATAAGATCATCTTTAGCCGTCAGGATGCCACAAGGGCATTTGTTACCCAAAATAACAATATGTGGGGTATTTTCGAACAGGGATTACGAAAGCAACTCACCCGTATAGACAGCTCTATTTCTCTGGAGCAGAGAGTAAAAAACGCTTTACTGGAGCTGATACCGAGCGGGCTGGTTTCTATCGATAATCTTGCCGAGCGGCTTGGCATGAGCAAACGAACCCTACAACGTAAACTCCGTCAGGAAAACATCGGTTATCAGCACCTGTTGAATCAGACCAGAGAAAAACTGGCAAAACACTATCTGGTTAATACCCACCTTTCATCGTGGGAAATCACTTTTTTGTTGGGTTTTCGGGAAAACTCCTCCTACTGCCGCTCTTTTGCTAACTGGACAGGTATGACACCGGAAGCGTTTCGTAAATCTCATAGCAGACTAAACTAA